AGCCCGGGTACCGGTGGACCCTGAGCGGAGAGCGGACGTGAAGGGATCGGACGGATTCGCGGATCTTCAGGTGCGGGAGCTTCCGCCGCCGCCGCGGCTGTGGGCGGCCCTGGGGCCGGGGGTGGTCTGGATGGCCCTGGCGCAGGGATCGGGGGAGCTTTACTTCTGGCCGTATTTCGCGGCCAAGTACGGGACGCTGTATCTCTGCCTGCTCGTTCCGGCGTGCGTGCTTCAGATGCCGCTCAACGTGGAGATCGGGCGGTACACGCTTCTGACGGGAGAGAGCGTCTTCGTGGGGTTCACGCGCCTGGGCCGCGGGTTCGGGCTTTTCCTGTGGATCGTGTTCGCGGCGACGTTTCTTTTCGTCGGGAGTTTCGCCACGGCGGGGGGAACCGCGCTGGCCGACATCGTGCGGTGGCCGGCGGGATGGGGGGCACAGGCTCGGGCGCTTCTCTGGACGTACGCGATCACGGCGATGTTCGCGGGGGCGCTCTTCGTGGGCCGCGTGGCCTACCGGATCGTCGAGCGCTTTATGTGGGCGGTGGCGCTCGTGACGGCCGGCGGGTTGCTCGTGGCGAGTCTGCATCCGCGCGTTCTTTCGGCGGCGCCGGAGTTCCTGAGGGCGCTTGTTCTTCCCGAGGCGGTTCCTCCGCTTCCGCGGGATCCGGGGGAGCTCGAGAAGTTCTACACGATGATGTGTTTCTCCGGGCTGGGAGGCTTCTGGAGCCTCTTTTACTCCCTGTGGATCCGCGAGAAGGGGTTCGGGATGGCGGCGCATGCGGGGCAGATCACGAGCCCCCTCACCGGGAAAAGGGAGCTCGTGCGCCTCGAGGGATTCCGTTTCGAGGACACGCCGGAGCACCGGGTCCGGTACCGGACGTGGATGAGAACGCTTCTGGCGGACAACGCGGTCGGGGTGCTGGGGAACCTGGCGACGACGCTTCTTCTGGCGCTTCTGGCGCTGGCGATCCTTCGGCCGCAGGGGAAGATTCCCGACGGATGGCGCATGGTGGCCGAGCAGGGGGACTTTTTCGGGGTGCTCTGGGGACCGGCGGCGCGCGTGCTTTTTCTCGTCGTGGCGGGCTGTTTCCTCATGGACAGCTGGCTGGCGGGGGTGGATGCGGTGAGCCGGGTGCACGCGGAGATGCTGTGCGTCTATTCGGAGCGCGCGCGACGGCGCGGAGTGCGGTTCTGGTATTACGCCTTTCTGGGGACGATGGCGGCGACGACGTGGCTTCTTCTTCCCTTCGGAGAGCCGGCGAAAGTGCTGGCGCGCACGGGCGTTCTCCACGTTTTCGCGGTGGCGATTTTCGCGGCGGCGCTCTGGAAGCTCAATTATGTGCATCTTCCCCGGCGGTTTCCCGCGTGGGTGCGGGGCGGGAGGGCGCAGCGGGCGCTCTTTGCCGCCGTGGGGCTTTTTTACGCGGTCGCCGCGGCGTACTATGCCGCCTTCCTCCTGCGGGCGTCTTCCTGAGGATATACTAAAGGCGCCGAAGCGGGCGATCTCCGGGAGGCGTTAAGGAAAGGGATGGGATGGGGTGGCTGAAGAAGTGGCGGCGCCGTAAGAAGGACGCACCGAATCCGCTCTCCGAGCCTCCC
The Planctomycetota bacterium DNA segment above includes these coding regions:
- a CDS encoding Nramp family divalent metal transporter; the encoded protein is MKGSDGFADLQVRELPPPPRLWAALGPGVVWMALAQGSGELYFWPYFAAKYGTLYLCLLVPACVLQMPLNVEIGRYTLLTGESVFVGFTRLGRGFGLFLWIVFAATFLFVGSFATAGGTALADIVRWPAGWGAQARALLWTYAITAMFAGALFVGRVAYRIVERFMWAVALVTAGGLLVASLHPRVLSAAPEFLRALVLPEAVPPLPRDPGELEKFYTMMCFSGLGGFWSLFYSLWIREKGFGMAAHAGQITSPLTGKRELVRLEGFRFEDTPEHRVRYRTWMRTLLADNAVGVLGNLATTLLLALLALAILRPQGKIPDGWRMVAEQGDFFGVLWGPAARVLFLVVAGCFLMDSWLAGVDAVSRVHAEMLCVYSERARRRGVRFWYYAFLGTMAATTWLLLPFGEPAKVLARTGVLHVFAVAIFAAALWKLNYVHLPRRFPAWVRGGRAQRALFAAVGLFYAVAAAYYAAFLLRASS